One window of the Spirochaetota bacterium genome contains the following:
- the trxA gene encoding thioredoxin: MAGLLEVNDKNFGKEVLEAPGKTLVDFWAPWCGPCRMQTPILEKLVSSGTVNAKITKLNTDENPETAQKYGIQAIPTLIIFQNGEVLERLQGVQPEGVLSAKLK, translated from the coding sequence ATGGCTGGATTACTGGAAGTGAACGATAAGAACTTCGGCAAGGAGGTCCTTGAGGCCCCGGGCAAGACCCTGGTCGATTTCTGGGCCCCCTGGTGCGGACCCTGCCGCATGCAGACCCCCATTCTCGAGAAGCTCGTGAGCTCCGGTACGGTGAACGCCAAGATCACCAAGCTGAACACGGATGAAAATCCCGAGACCGCGCAGAAATACGGCATCCAGGCCATCCCCACGCTGATCATATTCCAGAACGGCGAGGTCCTCGAGCGCCTGCAGGGAGTGCAGCCGGAAGGCGTGCTCAGCGCCAAGCTGAAATAG
- a CDS encoding HD domain-containing protein yields MKTLHREIRLPEDTAGDVRTIARTLNDAGFECYLVGGSVRDLLLGGNAFDYDFATDALPEKVTGLFRRVVPTGIKHGTVSVLLGARQYEITTYRADGAYADGRHPESVRFSKTLEEDVARRDFTINGIAFDVLKNDLIDYPGGLEDMERKIIRTIGDPLARFGEDGLRPFRACRFAAKLRFVIEESTCAAIGMTLDIAAQVSMERVRDELMKLLEAHEPSIGFEYMRESGLMNVFLPELAACYGLKQNKYHMYDIYYHSLYSTDAAPSGEPIIRLSALLHDLGKVPVRQEGPDGESTFYNHEVVGMRMARRILKRLKFSNEDSAKVTNLVANHMFHYTDEWTDGAVRRFMRKVGLENLDDLIQLRLADRRGNGMRDGIPQPIRELRKRIDKIIEAENAITVRDLEIDGYAIMEEFKVKPGPLIGAILNELLEIVLDHPEVNERAQLVERAREIHGRLKDTDLYMRSNKNNVEDA; encoded by the coding sequence ATGAAAACGCTGCACAGGGAAATACGACTGCCTGAAGATACCGCGGGCGATGTCAGGACGATCGCCCGCACGCTGAACGACGCGGGCTTTGAATGCTACCTGGTGGGCGGTTCCGTAAGGGATCTCCTGCTGGGCGGAAACGCGTTCGATTACGACTTTGCTACGGACGCGCTCCCGGAAAAGGTGACCGGCCTGTTCCGGCGGGTGGTCCCCACGGGAATCAAGCACGGCACGGTGTCGGTGCTCCTGGGCGCACGGCAGTACGAGATCACCACATATCGCGCCGACGGCGCGTACGCGGACGGGAGGCACCCCGAGAGCGTCCGTTTCTCGAAGACGCTCGAGGAGGACGTCGCCCGGCGCGACTTCACGATAAACGGAATCGCCTTCGACGTATTGAAGAACGATCTCATCGATTATCCCGGCGGGCTGGAAGACATGGAGCGGAAGATCATCCGCACCATAGGCGATCCGCTCGCGCGCTTCGGGGAGGACGGGCTGCGCCCCTTTCGCGCCTGCCGGTTCGCCGCGAAGCTCCGGTTCGTCATCGAGGAATCGACCTGCGCCGCGATCGGCATGACGCTCGACATCGCGGCGCAGGTTTCGATGGAGCGGGTGCGCGACGAGCTCATGAAGCTTCTCGAGGCACATGAGCCCTCCATCGGGTTCGAGTACATGCGGGAGTCCGGTCTCATGAACGTGTTCCTCCCGGAGCTTGCCGCATGCTACGGGCTGAAACAAAACAAGTACCACATGTACGATATATACTATCACAGCCTGTACTCGACGGACGCAGCGCCGTCCGGTGAGCCGATCATCCGGCTTTCGGCGCTCCTGCACGACCTGGGGAAGGTGCCGGTCCGCCAGGAAGGCCCCGACGGCGAATCCACCTTCTACAACCACGAGGTCGTGGGTATGAGGATGGCACGCCGCATATTAAAAAGGCTCAAGTTTTCGAACGAGGACTCTGCGAAGGTCACGAACCTGGTCGCCAACCACATGTTCCATTACACGGACGAGTGGACCGATGGCGCCGTACGCAGGTTCATGCGCAAGGTGGGACTCGAAAACCTTGACGATCTCATCCAGCTCCGGCTCGCCGACCGGCGGGGCAACGGCATGCGGGACGGCATCCCCCAGCCCATACGGGAGCTCAGGAAGCGGATCGATAAAATAATCGAGGCCGAGAACGCCATCACCGTGCGCGACCTGGAAATAGACGGATACGCGATCATGGAGGAATTCAAGGTGAAGCCGGGGCCGCTTATCGGCGCCATCCTGAACGAGCTCCTCGAGATCGTGCTCGATCATCCGGAGGTCAACGAGCGCGCGCAGCTCGTCGAGCGCGCCCGCGAAATACACGGGAGACTTAAGGATACGGACTTATATATGCGATCAAATAAAAACAACGTGGAGGACGCATGA
- a CDS encoding asparagine--tRNA ligase: protein MNRTLIKELLVSGAAGTQVLARGWVRTKRDAKGFSFLELNDGSCLRNIQVVADSALAGYEDIQRLSTGCSVEVTGTLVDSPAKGQKYEIAASAVKVYGWADHEHYPLQKKQHSFEFLREIAHLRPRTNTFGAVLRVRSALSFAIHEFFQSRGFIYVHTPIITANDCEGAGEMFGVTSLDLADVPRREGKVDFERDFFGTRTGLTVSGQLEGELLACAMGSVYTFGPTFRAENSNTARHLSEFWMVEPEVAFAELPDDIILARDFLKHIFRACLEKCPEDMEFFNARIQPGIIQTLEDIVSAPFETITYTEAVDLLQKSGESFEFPVKWGSDLQSEHERYLTEKKFKKPVTVTDYPSGIKAFYMKLNDDGKTVRAMDVLLPRIGEIIGGSEREYRYDVLVERMKSMELNPDDLWWYLDIRRYGTVPHAGFGLGFERAVQFITGMQNIRDVIPFPRTPGNAGF from the coding sequence ATGAATAGAACGCTTATCAAGGAACTGCTCGTCTCGGGCGCCGCGGGGACGCAGGTGCTCGCGCGCGGGTGGGTGCGCACCAAGCGCGACGCAAAGGGATTCAGCTTTCTCGAGCTGAACGACGGCTCGTGCCTCCGGAACATCCAGGTGGTCGCCGATTCGGCCCTTGCCGGGTACGAGGACATCCAGAGGCTTTCCACGGGATGCAGCGTCGAGGTCACTGGCACGCTCGTCGATTCGCCGGCGAAGGGACAAAAGTACGAGATCGCCGCGTCCGCCGTGAAGGTGTACGGCTGGGCGGACCACGAGCATTATCCGCTCCAGAAAAAGCAGCATTCGTTCGAATTCCTGAGGGAGATCGCGCACCTGCGGCCGCGCACCAATACGTTCGGCGCTGTGCTCAGGGTGCGTAGCGCCCTTTCCTTCGCGATCCACGAGTTCTTCCAGTCGCGCGGCTTCATCTACGTGCACACGCCCATCATTACGGCGAACGACTGCGAGGGCGCGGGCGAGATGTTCGGCGTCACGTCCCTTGACCTGGCCGACGTTCCGCGCCGCGAGGGGAAGGTCGACTTCGAGCGCGATTTTTTCGGGACGAGGACCGGGCTCACCGTGAGCGGACAACTGGAGGGCGAGCTCCTCGCCTGCGCCATGGGCAGCGTCTACACCTTTGGCCCCACCTTCCGCGCCGAGAATTCCAACACCGCGCGCCACCTCTCAGAGTTCTGGATGGTGGAGCCCGAGGTCGCCTTCGCGGAGCTTCCCGACGACATCATTCTCGCCCGGGATTTCCTGAAGCACATCTTCCGCGCGTGCCTGGAGAAATGCCCCGAGGACATGGAGTTTTTCAACGCGCGCATCCAGCCCGGGATCATCCAAACCCTGGAAGACATCGTGAGCGCGCCGTTCGAAACGATCACCTATACGGAGGCCGTGGACCTGTTGCAGAAATCGGGCGAATCGTTCGAATTCCCGGTGAAATGGGGCAGCGACCTCCAGTCCGAGCACGAGCGCTACCTCACCGAGAAGAAATTCAAAAAGCCCGTCACGGTCACCGATTACCCGAGCGGGATCAAGGCCTTCTATATGAAGCTGAACGACGACGGGAAGACGGTGCGCGCGATGGACGTGCTCCTGCCCCGCATAGGCGAGATCATAGGCGGGAGCGAACGCGAATACCGGTACGACGTGCTGGTCGAAAGGATGAAGTCGATGGAGCTTAATCCCGACGACCTGTGGTGGTACCTGGACATAAGGAGATACGGCACGGTCCCGCACGCGGGCTTCGGGCTTGGGTTCGAACGCGCCGTCCAGTTCATCACGGGCATGCAGAATATCCGCGACGTCATACCGTTCCCGCGCACGCCGGGCAACGCGGGGTTTTAG
- a CDS encoding alpha/beta fold hydrolase, protein MEEFAPMDRPPLAMESIMIPVNGTDTLHLRRMRAREGGRPVLMFHGGVENGRIFYSDSGRGFAPFLAHNGYDVFVADARGHGGSVPPAGRASLYGQHEMILDDIPAFSRAIRTIRGDAPQLWVAHSYGGALAASAIARDPYCRASAAALVYLGSRRRIAVRNPARFIQIDFFWRFLARGVCAACGYLPMKDLHLFLGDDNETRMFYRDSVEWLVSKTWRDTVDGFDYGEAIRGITLPPALYVASEGDRCLGNPADVRRFMRECGDLKGALMVLGKKHGSLRDYSHIEMLTHRDAVLDHFPRILAWLSGAAPAAI, encoded by the coding sequence ATGGAGGAATTCGCGCCCATGGACAGACCGCCCCTTGCAATGGAATCCATCATGATACCCGTGAACGGCACGGACACCCTGCACCTCCGGCGCATGCGCGCCCGCGAGGGCGGAAGGCCCGTGCTCATGTTCCACGGGGGCGTGGAGAACGGCAGGATATTCTATTCGGACAGCGGCAGGGGATTCGCCCCTTTTCTCGCGCATAACGGGTACGACGTCTTCGTCGCCGACGCCCGCGGGCACGGGGGAAGCGTTCCTCCCGCGGGGCGGGCGTCCCTGTACGGGCAGCATGAGATGATCCTCGATGATATTCCGGCGTTCTCCCGGGCGATCCGCACGATCCGGGGTGACGCGCCCCAGCTCTGGGTCGCCCATTCCTACGGCGGCGCGCTGGCCGCCTCGGCGATCGCGCGCGACCCGTATTGCCGCGCGTCCGCGGCCGCGCTGGTGTACCTGGGCTCCCGGCGGAGGATCGCGGTGCGCAACCCCGCGCGCTTCATCCAGATCGATTTCTTCTGGCGCTTCCTCGCGCGGGGGGTCTGCGCGGCCTGCGGCTACCTGCCCATGAAGGACCTGCACCTGTTCCTGGGCGACGACAACGAAACGCGTATGTTTTATCGCGACAGCGTGGAATGGCTCGTTTCAAAAACCTGGCGGGACACGGTGGACGGGTTCGACTACGGGGAGGCCATACGGGGCATCACGCTTCCGCCGGCCCTCTACGTCGCCTCGGAGGGCGACCGGTGTCTGGGGAATCCCGCCGATGTGCGGCGATTCATGCGGGAGTGCGGCGACCTGAAGGGCGCGCTCATGGTGCTCGGGAAAAAGCACGGCTCGCTGCGCGACTATTCGCACATCGAAATGCTCACCCACCGGGACGCGGTCCTGGACCACTTCCCCCGCATTCTCGCATGGCTTTCCGGCGCGGCACCGGCCGCTATTTGA
- a CDS encoding SDR family oxidoreductase produces MRVPEVTVRDKVALVTGASRGIGEAVARTLGVFGAKLILVSRKMDDLKKVQRDIGIEGGKAECFAVNTGEMDQINDLFKQLREKYPKIDILVNNAATNPFFGDVLSADERAWDKTLAVNLKGCFFMAQHAAKWMKEKNGGCIVNVSSVNGIRPAPMQGIYSITKAGLIALTKSFAKELAPFNIRVNAVLPGLTDTKFSAAITNNEDIMKLVLPSIPMGRFARPDEMAGTVLYLCSDAATYTTGSCIVVDGGMLA; encoded by the coding sequence ATGAGGGTACCGGAAGTCACTGTAAGGGACAAGGTCGCGCTGGTCACCGGGGCGAGCCGCGGGATCGGGGAGGCCGTGGCGAGAACGCTGGGCGTGTTCGGGGCCAAACTCATACTGGTCAGCAGGAAGATGGACGATCTTAAAAAGGTCCAGCGCGACATCGGCATCGAGGGCGGCAAGGCCGAGTGCTTCGCGGTCAATACCGGGGAGATGGACCAGATCAACGATCTGTTCAAGCAACTGCGCGAGAAGTACCCCAAGATCGACATTCTCGTCAACAACGCGGCAACCAACCCCTTCTTCGGGGACGTGCTGAGCGCCGACGAGCGCGCGTGGGACAAGACGCTCGCGGTGAACCTGAAGGGATGCTTTTTCATGGCCCAGCACGCGGCGAAGTGGATGAAGGAAAAGAACGGCGGGTGCATCGTGAACGTATCGTCCGTGAACGGGATTCGCCCGGCGCCCATGCAGGGGATTTACTCGATCACGAAGGCCGGGCTCATCGCCCTCACGAAATCATTCGCGAAGGAGCTCGCCCCGTTCAACATACGGGTGAACGCCGTGCTCCCCGGCCTCACCGACACGAAATTCTCGGCGGCGATCACGAATAACGAAGACATCATGAAGCTCGTGCTTCCCTCCATCCCCATGGGACGCTTCGCGCGCCCCGACGAGATGGCGGGCACGGTGCTGTATCTCTGCTCCGACGCGGCGACCTATACGACCGGGTCGTGCATCGTGGTCGACGGCGGCATGCTCGCCTGA
- a CDS encoding GTP cyclohydrolase I FolE2, with translation MPRRKLRDIQSEAPGIRDLPINKVGVKDISYPVVVLDRAEGRQHTVARVNMYVDLPHHFRGTHMSRFIEILNRYREGISTLNIREILDEMKSQLKARNAHFEIEFPYFITKGAPISGEKAKMEYACRLSANSYDDFYTLAVRVPVLSLCPCSKEISEFGAHNQRSIMTITVQARERIWIEEIVDLAEKSASSDIYSILKREDEKYLTEKSYENPMFVEDMVRSAAAKLAGLDKILWFSAESENMESIHNHSAYAQIEMDHRRS, from the coding sequence ATGCCGCGCAGGAAGCTCAGGGACATACAGTCCGAGGCCCCGGGCATTAGGGACCTTCCCATAAACAAGGTCGGGGTGAAGGACATCTCCTACCCCGTGGTCGTGCTCGACCGCGCCGAGGGCAGGCAGCACACGGTCGCGCGCGTGAACATGTACGTGGACCTGCCCCACCACTTTCGCGGGACGCACATGAGCCGGTTCATCGAGATCCTGAACCGTTACCGCGAGGGGATCAGCACGCTCAACATCCGGGAAATTCTGGACGAGATGAAGTCCCAGCTCAAGGCGCGCAACGCCCACTTCGAGATCGAGTTCCCGTATTTCATCACGAAGGGCGCGCCCATATCCGGGGAGAAGGCGAAGATGGAATATGCCTGCAGGCTCTCTGCAAATTCCTACGACGATTTCTACACCCTCGCGGTCCGCGTTCCGGTGCTCTCGCTGTGCCCGTGTTCCAAGGAGATATCCGAGTTCGGGGCGCACAACCAGCGCTCGATCATGACCATCACCGTCCAGGCGCGCGAGCGCATCTGGATCGAGGAAATCGTCGATCTCGCGGAGAAGTCCGCGAGCTCGGACATCTACTCGATATTGAAGCGCGAGGACGAAAAGTATCTCACCGAAAAATCGTACGAGAACCCCATGTTCGTGGAGGACATGGTGCGCAGCGCGGCGGCGAAGCTCGCGGGGCTCGACAAGATCCTCTGGTTTTCCGCCGAATCCGAGAACATGGAATCGATCCACAACCATTCCGCCTACGCGCAGATCGAAATGGACCACAGGCGCTCCTGA
- a CDS encoding radical SAM protein, translated as MHERIRAGVQLKARAKTVRNTADDRLLVHGIFLSIEGETTTAGFPSAFVRLAGCNLTCSWCDTPEAREGGARMSVDEVVKKVARLGAVHHVTLTGGEPLLQGNSIPLIRKLLAARRNVQVETNGSIPLDAVPPHARIIADVKTPSSGCAGSFVLRNLEFLKASDEIKFVIAGGGDYRFAKRFIKKYLAESAAVVNLSPVSDRMRPDELARLILNDRLRCRLNLQLHTIIWPGGEPKDL; from the coding sequence ATACATGAAAGAATTCGCGCGGGTGTACAATTGAAAGCGCGGGCGAAGACGGTACGAAACACCGCGGACGATCGGCTACTCGTGCATGGCATATTTCTCTCTATCGAGGGCGAGACAACCACCGCGGGCTTTCCCTCGGCGTTCGTGCGGCTTGCGGGATGCAACCTCACCTGCTCGTGGTGCGATACGCCCGAAGCCAGGGAAGGCGGCGCGCGTATGAGTGTGGATGAAGTCGTGAAGAAGGTCGCGCGCCTGGGCGCCGTTCATCATGTCACGCTCACCGGGGGCGAGCCCCTTCTGCAAGGGAACAGCATCCCGCTCATCCGGAAGCTTCTCGCGGCGCGACGAAACGTCCAGGTTGAGACGAACGGAAGCATCCCGTTGGACGCCGTGCCCCCCCACGCGAGGATCATCGCCGACGTCAAGACGCCCTCGAGCGGCTGCGCGGGCTCGTTCGTTCTCCGGAACCTCGAGTTCCTGAAAGCCTCCGACGAGATCAAGTTCGTGATCGCCGGCGGGGGGGATTACCGGTTCGCGAAAAGATTCATTAAAAAATATCTTGCGGAATCGGCCGCAGTTGTCAACCTGTCGCCCGTGAGCGACAGGATGCGCCCCGATGAGCTCGCCCGGCTCATCCTGAACGACAGGCTCCGGTGCAGGCTGAACCTGCAGCTTCATACCATCATCTGGCCCGGCGGCGAGCCGAAGGATTTGTGA
- the rpiB gene encoding ribose 5-phosphate isomerase B has product MKIAIGCDHAGVRLKDKIKAAFPDIEFLDMGTNSEESTDYPDHIAKVARAVQEKTAERGIGICGTGIGASITANKHRGIRAALCGNEFMAEMSRMHNDSNMLILGSRVTGEDLSFAIVRRWIATGFEGGRHQRRLDKIAGIENGQCGGNL; this is encoded by the coding sequence ATGAAAATAGCGATCGGATGCGACCACGCGGGCGTGAGGCTCAAGGACAAGATCAAGGCGGCCTTTCCCGATATCGAGTTTCTCGACATGGGGACCAACAGCGAAGAGTCCACCGACTATCCCGATCACATTGCGAAGGTCGCGCGCGCGGTGCAGGAAAAAACCGCCGAGCGCGGGATAGGCATCTGCGGGACAGGGATCGGGGCCTCCATCACGGCAAACAAGCACCGGGGGATACGCGCCGCGCTGTGCGGGAACGAGTTCATGGCCGAGATGTCGCGCATGCACAATGATTCCAATATGCTCATCCTGGGCTCCCGGGTGACGGGGGAGGACCTGAGCTTCGCGATCGTGCGCCGCTGGATCGCCACCGGTTTTGAGGGCGGCAGGCACCAGCGAAGGCTCGACAAGATCGCGGGCATAGAGAACGGGCAGTGCGGTGGCAATCTGTAG
- a CDS encoding HAMP domain-containing protein: MNLKYKIMTVLGLCGLLCISSYLIIAKMFDNIESQLYEKCRVEARVGAHVMGAFMDELLDARTLTEADLFDTTYVEIPGTAPKKYTTRYDKLLEKLIQKTLDQFLADPDLTYAVLVDVNGYAPTHNSKYSGLPTADPLQNIRMSRGKRIFDDPTGIRAARHNDEEPIRQLYYQDTGKVIWDIAASVTVKGRHWGAVRTGVSLERIDEIKNQMIILVGMSLLVILSITMLMLFLIIPRKLYDTDLNVPRY, translated from the coding sequence ATGAACCTGAAATATAAAATAATGACGGTGCTCGGCCTCTGCGGGCTGCTGTGCATCAGTTCCTATCTCATCATCGCGAAAATGTTCGACAACATAGAAAGCCAGCTCTACGAGAAATGCAGGGTCGAGGCCCGCGTGGGCGCCCACGTCATGGGGGCGTTCATGGATGAGCTCCTTGACGCGCGCACGCTCACGGAGGCCGATCTCTTCGACACCACTTACGTGGAGATACCCGGGACCGCGCCGAAAAAATACACGACCCGCTACGACAAGCTCCTTGAAAAACTCATCCAGAAAACCCTTGACCAGTTTCTCGCCGACCCGGATCTCACCTACGCGGTGCTGGTGGACGTGAACGGGTACGCGCCCACGCACAACTCCAAGTATTCGGGGCTTCCCACCGCGGACCCGCTGCAGAATATCCGCATGAGCCGGGGCAAGCGCATTTTCGACGATCCCACGGGGATCCGCGCGGCGCGCCACAACGACGAGGAGCCCATTCGCCAGCTTTATTACCAGGATACGGGCAAGGTGATCTGGGACATCGCGGCATCCGTCACGGTTAAGGGAAGGCACTGGGGGGCGGTGCGCACGGGCGTTTCGCTCGAGCGTATCGACGAGATCAAGAACCAGATGATCATACTCGTCGGCATGTCGCTCCTCGTGATCCTGTCCATCACCATGCTCATGCTTTTCCTGATAATCCCGCGCAAGCTCTACGACACGGACCTGAACGTTCCCCGGTATTAG
- a CDS encoding cyclic nucleotide-binding domain-containing protein, with protein sequence MEVPMGLQNYTIKDLSASLRLIPYFKEVSPVGVLRSMDFFSDVNEDTIASIAADVFISEFPEGTVVCRHGKFDERFFIILSGTARAVIPTEDNPRFELYRLGPGDFFGEEIVLSTEPRGDSIIAETACVMLAMPSEILKTLIGASPHVRGLMDARYIERNLRGDLRRIPLLTNLGDDIFERLLKEVELLDYTTGQIVFREGDPGDAFYLIREGKVDVYRTVDGDRKLIAILADGQYFGEMSLMSDEVRNATVEAVSKVSLVRISRNVFMKIAGSDARVRGEFRDVFAERSKNREDILKNPYIAHMTRQLLDLNRDINIHMDILSQCVIDTERGGALLATMPGSRYPYVYPRDSACASRFLFKVITSPLKAGDSAFRLLGEIARFILECQRADGYWGQRYGIVGDDKAIYKQEDNVAHGIAILCRYLLACKRRGAPTPLLERMVSAIEHGFDYAKKNYYRNEIHLFYSTTSIHESAIEEGYSIWVNFAYLLMFRLMERVACDYGMVERFADAMEMKSGFESTIEKIFTMSGRFVRRLKPNGEIDLRPDITLMSPFFFGSGLVEDFFMDSEEFRNSIQYIEQTLWDPDLGMLQRYLPFIEDPHTHVHAGNGPWVQYTSMLAQYYFYTGNMERGNKILAIIDSYKSKEGYLCEHLTTPERYFEFKRLEWLSGDDFDKEFAPGILVPGIPYDLVVEELTHMKKSYEEVERRCAEVGKNGHISFATPLMWSHAEYAMALMLRTEKELETLRGSFDENAAQGNTTA encoded by the coding sequence ATGGAGGTGCCCATGGGGCTCCAGAACTATACGATTAAGGATCTCTCGGCAAGCCTGCGCCTCATCCCCTACTTCAAGGAAGTAAGCCCCGTCGGGGTCCTCCGGAGCATGGACTTTTTTTCCGACGTCAACGAGGACACGATCGCGTCGATTGCGGCGGACGTGTTTATCAGCGAATTCCCCGAGGGCACCGTGGTGTGCCGGCACGGCAAGTTCGACGAGCGTTTCTTTATAATCCTCTCGGGAACCGCCCGCGCGGTGATCCCCACCGAGGACAATCCCCGGTTCGAGCTCTACAGGCTGGGACCCGGCGACTTTTTCGGAGAGGAGATCGTCCTTTCCACGGAGCCGCGGGGGGACAGCATCATCGCGGAAACGGCCTGCGTCATGCTCGCCATGCCCTCCGAGATACTTAAAACGCTTATCGGCGCGTCGCCGCACGTGCGCGGGCTCATGGACGCGCGCTACATAGAGCGCAACCTGCGCGGCGACCTCAGGCGTATTCCCCTCCTCACCAACCTGGGCGACGATATCTTCGAGCGATTGCTCAAGGAGGTCGAGCTCCTGGACTACACGACGGGCCAGATCGTCTTCCGCGAGGGCGACCCGGGTGACGCGTTCTACCTCATCCGCGAGGGCAAGGTGGACGTATACCGCACGGTGGACGGGGACCGGAAGCTCATTGCCATACTCGCCGACGGACAGTATTTCGGCGAGATGTCGCTCATGTCCGACGAGGTGCGCAACGCCACGGTCGAGGCCGTAAGCAAGGTCTCGCTGGTGCGCATATCGCGCAACGTCTTCATGAAGATCGCCGGGAGCGACGCGCGCGTCCGCGGCGAGTTCCGCGATGTCTTCGCCGAGCGGAGCAAAAACCGCGAGGACATCCTTAAAAACCCGTATATCGCGCACATGACCCGGCAGCTCCTGGACCTTAATCGCGACATCAACATTCACATGGACATCCTGTCGCAGTGCGTGATCGACACGGAGCGCGGCGGGGCGCTCCTGGCCACCATGCCGGGCTCGCGCTACCCGTACGTGTATCCGCGCGACAGCGCCTGCGCCTCGCGCTTTCTCTTCAAGGTCATCACGAGCCCCCTTAAGGCCGGCGACAGCGCCTTCAGGCTCCTGGGGGAGATCGCGCGCTTTATCCTGGAGTGCCAGCGCGCCGACGGCTACTGGGGCCAGCGTTACGGCATCGTGGGCGACGACAAGGCAATCTACAAGCAGGAGGACAACGTCGCGCACGGGATTGCGATCCTCTGCAGATATTTGCTCGCCTGCAAGCGCCGCGGCGCGCCCACGCCCCTCCTGGAACGCATGGTCTCCGCGATCGAACACGGCTTCGATTACGCGAAGAAAAACTACTACCGCAATGAGATTCACCTCTTCTACTCGACCACATCCATCCATGAGTCCGCGATCGAGGAGGGCTATTCGATCTGGGTCAACTTCGCCTACCTGCTCATGTTTCGGCTCATGGAGCGCGTGGCCTGCGATTACGGCATGGTAGAGCGTTTCGCCGACGCGATGGAAATGAAAAGCGGATTCGAGAGCACGATCGAAAAAATCTTCACCATGTCGGGACGATTCGTGCGGCGGCTGAAGCCCAACGGCGAGATCGACCTGAGGCCCGACATCACCCTCATGAGCCCCTTCTTCTTCGGGAGCGGCCTCGTGGAGGATTTTTTCATGGATTCCGAGGAGTTCCGAAACTCCATCCAGTATATCGAACAGACGCTCTGGGACCCTGACCTGGGTATGCTCCAGCGCTACCTTCCCTTTATCGAGGACCCGCACACGCACGTCCACGCGGGGAACGGACCGTGGGTACAGTACACCTCGATGCTCGCGCAGTATTATTTCTATACAGGGAACATGGAGCGCGGCAATAAAATACTTGCAATAATCGACTCGTACAAATCTAAAGAGGGATACTTGTGCGAGCACCTCACCACGCCGGAGCGGTATTTCGAGTTCAAACGCCTTGAATGGCTTTCGGGGGACGATTTCGACAAGGAATTCGCCCCGGGCATTCTTGTCCCCGGAATCCCCTACGACCTCGTGGTCGAGGAGCTCACCCACATGAAGAAGTCTTACGAAGAGGTGGAGCGCCGGTGCGCCGAGGTCGGCAAAAACGGGCACATCTCTTTCGCGACACCTCTCATGTGGTCGCACGCCGAGTACGCGATGGCGCTCATGCTGCGTACCGAGAAAGAGCTTGAGACGCTTAGGGGCAGTTTCGATGAAAACGCTGCACAGGGAAATACGACTGCCTGA
- a CDS encoding radical SAM protein, giving the protein MDYVGHVIRPPSEAYSMIIQVTVGCSHNQCTFCGTYKEQKFYFKDIATIKRDIDEMSSQYRFQRAFLADGDVLILPTETILDIIAHLKKRSPWIERIGVYGNTKAIIKKTPEELRALRAAGLGIVYQGIESGNREVLRRIKKGAFPHRQLEAAEKIKSAGILLSQTVLLGIGGTELSEEHAIDTGKHLGAMSPDYAGALTVMLLPNTSLYEDYAKGTFALPDKFGMLNELRLIIINMKVKNRCFFTSNHASNYLPIRATLPDDRHKVIALLEDVIRRGDEKLLKPEHMRAL; this is encoded by the coding sequence ATGGATTACGTAGGACACGTTATAAGGCCTCCCAGCGAGGCGTACAGCATGATCATCCAGGTGACCGTGGGGTGCTCGCACAACCAGTGCACCTTCTGCGGAACCTACAAGGAACAGAAATTCTATTTCAAGGATATCGCGACCATCAAGCGCGACATAGACGAGATGTCCTCGCAGTACCGGTTCCAGCGCGCATTTCTCGCGGACGGCGACGTGCTCATCCTCCCGACGGAGACCATACTCGATATCATCGCGCATTTAAAGAAGCGGAGCCCCTGGATCGAGCGCATCGGCGTGTACGGCAACACAAAGGCGATCATCAAGAAAACGCCCGAAGAGCTTCGCGCCCTGCGCGCGGCGGGCCTGGGCATCGTCTACCAGGGGATCGAAAGCGGGAACCGGGAGGTGCTCAGGCGCATCAAGAAGGGTGCGTTCCCCCATCGCCAGCTCGAGGCCGCCGAAAAAATAAAATCCGCCGGGATACTCCTCTCGCAGACGGTGCTCCTGGGCATAGGCGGAACCGAACTCTCCGAGGAGCACGCGATCGACACCGGGAAGCACCTGGGCGCGATGTCGCCCGACTACGCCGGCGCGCTCACGGTGATGCTCCTTCCCAACACCTCGCTCTACGAGGATTACGCGAAGGGCACATTCGCGCTGCCGGACAAGTTCGGCATGCTCAACGAGCTCAGGCTCATAATCATCAACATGAAGGTGAAAAACAGGTGTTTTTTCACCTCGAACCACGCGTCGAACTATCTTCCCATCCGGGCCACTCTGCCGGACGATCGCCACAAGGTGATCGCGCTCCTGGAAGACGTGATCCGGCGCGGCGACGAAAAACTGCTCAAGCCCGAACACATGCGGGCGCTCTGA